A single Drechmeria coniospora strain ARSEF 6962 chromosome 03, whole genome shotgun sequence DNA region contains:
- a CDS encoding exonuclease yields the protein MHRVRMLRHFGITPYMVFDGDYLPSKAATEESRAQKREERKRHALELLAAGKASQAAQEFQKCIDVTPEMASSVIQQLKLMGVPYVVAPYEADAQLVYLERQGLVDGILSDDSDLLVFGAKRLLTKLDQYGNCIEINRRDFCACREVSLTGWSDADFRRMAILSGCDYLNGLPSVGLKTAYRMLRKCKTPERVVRMLQFEGKRVSENYLTQFYQAELTFLHQWVYCPTKKELVHLTDLGGSRTADEMPYIGVHVEPELARAVASGDINPITKDAMHFQTTPSKRRHSQTSAALPNKPSTRNINSYFKGHNRIPMGEMDPNCFSVDPQRVAQITNGGLVPRVFPLPRPYLDGKIEPANRAAAAAAAASTTPTRTSPRLQRRKTEPLSNMLQRIPGSPAAARSVSDLTRASAIASQTDPQSRPKKKARLCDDVVDDGSPRKSKFFPNPKRKSPRRVKSEAYLLSDDSIEEALRNLPDIDGWKAATKPVKSVAIFHDNGLVTGSETPPTLSYESRMKQQRPDDMPTATVGSVSPPIPAKPLLVKGLQPSIRPARPNLGRFSLSSQSSAATPTSTMSYRSTTFSVTSTPSTAPSSASSRFTPLQRLGARVVNTPLYQKGLHSKPSSDGSFGRGLPVNPSFVPLPKVDLDEVEALNKLCGSEDQFVPDTDFEAEGEIDLPSKKLDLSHFAFA from the coding sequence ATGCACCGCGTTCGAATGCTTCGTCACTTTGGAATCACACCCTACATGGTATTTGACGGAGACTACCTCCCCAGCAAGGCTGCAACCGAAGAATCCAGGGCACAGAAACGCGAGGAAAGGAAGCGGCATGCGCTGGAACTCCTCGCGGCCGGCAAAGCCAGCCAGGCGGCCCAGGAGTTCCAGAAATGCATCGACGTCACGCCCGAGATGGCGAGCTCCGTCATCCAACAACTGAAACTGATGGGTGTTCCCTACGTCGTCGCCCCTTACGAAGCCGACGCCCAGCTCGTTTACCTCGAACGGCAgggtctcgtcgacggcatcctctCCGACGACTCGGACCTGCTCGTCTTTGGCGCCAAGCGATTACTCACCAAATTGGACCAGTACGGAAACTGCATCGAGATAAATCGCCGAGACTTTTGTGCCTGTCGCGAGGTGTCCCTCACAGGCTGGTCCGATGCCGATTTTCGACGCATGGCCATCCTGAGCGGTTGTGACTATCTCAACGGGCTCCCTAGCGTTGGGCTCAAGACGGCATATCGCATGCTTCGAAAGTGCAAGACACCGGAACGCGTCGTCCGCATGCTTCAGTTTGAGGGAAAGCGCGTGTCTGAGAACTATCTGACACAGTTTTACCAGGCAGAATTGACCTTTCTGCACCAGTGGGTGtactgccctaccaagaaGGAGCTGGTGCACCTGACGGACCTAGGCGGGTCGAGAACGGCAGACGAGATGCCCTACATCGGGGTTCACGTTGAACCGGAGCTGGCCAGAGCAGTTGCATCGGGAGACATCAACCCCATCACAAAAGATGCCATGCACTTCCAGACGACGCCTTCTAAGAGAAGGCATTCCCAAACGTCGGCAGCGCTTCCCAACAAGCCATCTACGAGGAACATCAATTCCTATTTCAAGGGTCACAATCGAATTCCCATGGGCGAGATGGACCCCAACTGCTTCTCTGTCGATCCCCAACGGGTTGCGCAAATTACGAATGGGGGCTTGGTGCCTCGGGTCTTTCCCCTCCCCAGACCGTACCTGGACGGCAAAATTGAGCCGGCAAAccgtgcggcggcggcggcggcggcggcgagcacgacTCCAACTCGGACCTCCCCTCGACTCCAACGACGGAAGACCGAGCCGCTCTCGAACATGCTCCAGCGGATTCCCGGCAGTCCAGCGGCGGCACGATCCGTCTCGGATCTCACCCGTGCGTCTGCCATCGCGTCGCAGACAGATCCACAGAGCAGACCGAAGAAGAAGGCCCGTCTCTGTGATGACGTCGTGGATGACGGCTCGCCGAGGAAAAGTAAATTCTTTCCCAACCCGAAGCGCAAGAGCCCCAGACGGGTAAAAAGCGAGGCGTACCTGTTATCGGATGACTCCATCGAAGAGGCCCTTCGCAACCTCCCAGATATTGACGGATGGAAAGCTGCGACAAAACCAGTCAAGTCGGTCGCCATCTTTCATGACAACGGCCTAGTGACAGGTTCggagacgccgccgacgctttCATACGAGAGCCGGATGAAGCAGCAGCGCCCTGATGACATGCCCACTGCCACGGTGGGCTCGGTGTCACCGCCGATTCCGGCCAAGCCTCTACTTGTCAAGGGCTTGCAGCCGTCGATTCGTCCTGCTCGCCCCAACCTCGGTCGGTTTTCACTTTCATCGCAGTCTTCGGCAGCGACTCCCACCTCGACCATGTCCTATCGCTCCACCACCTTCAGCGTCACCTCCACGCCATCaacggcgccctcgtcggcgagctcgagatTCACCCCACTCCAACGCCTCGGCGCCAGGGTCGTGAATACGCCTCTGTATCAGAAAGGCCTCCACTCAAAGCCCAGTTCGGATGGAAGTTTTGGCCGGGGATTGCCGGTGAACCCCTCATTTGTGCCGTTGCCCAAGGTTGACCTTGACGAAGTGGAGGCGTTGAACAAGTTGTGCGGCAGCGAGGACCAGTTTGTGCCCGACACTGATTTCGAAGCTGAGGGTGAGATCGACCTCCCCTCCAAGAAGCTCGACCTGTCGCACTTTGCATTTGCTTGA